Proteins encoded by one window of Thermococcus sp. Bubb.Bath:
- a CDS encoding CGGC domain-containing protein, with translation MPKMVKIGIIICDRYRTCAGGKCFRALREREGAFSIYKSQDVEVVGYTTCGGCPGGNIEYAPAEMKKNGAEVIHLATGFLVGYPPCPWIDYFKRFIEEKYGLEVVLGTHPIPQKYYLTHKALGTWDSPEWEERLKYVICDEETRKKYD, from the coding sequence ATGCCGAAAATGGTGAAGATAGGCATCATAATTTGCGACCGGTACCGGACGTGTGCCGGAGGCAAGTGCTTTAGAGCCCTGAGGGAGCGCGAAGGGGCGTTCAGCATCTACAAGAGCCAGGATGTTGAGGTCGTTGGCTATACAACGTGTGGTGGCTGTCCTGGCGGCAACATCGAGTACGCACCGGCGGAGATGAAGAAGAACGGAGCCGAGGTCATCCACCTGGCGACGGGCTTTCTCGTCGGCTATCCTCCCTGTCCGTGGATTGACTACTTCAAGCGCTTTATTGAAGAGAAGTACGGCCTCGAGGTCGTCCTCGGAACCCACCCGATCCCGCAGAAATACTACTTAACCCACAAAGCCCTCGGAACGTGGGACTCGCCCGAATGGGAGGAGAGGCTAAAGTACGTCATCTGCGACGAGGAGACGCGGAAGAAGTACGACTGA